A stretch of Lathyrus oleraceus cultivar Zhongwan6 chromosome 6, CAAS_Psat_ZW6_1.0, whole genome shotgun sequence DNA encodes these proteins:
- the LOC127097505 gene encoding pleiotropic drug resistance protein 1-like: protein MELVELNPLRNSLVGLPGVNGLSTEQRKRLTIAVELVANPSIIFMDEPTSGLDARAAAIVMRTVRNTVDTGRTVVCTIHQPSIDIFEAFDKLFLMKRGGQEVYVGPLGRHSSQLIKYFESIEGVSKIKDGYNPATWMLEVTSSAQELTLGVDFNDTYKNSELFRRNKQLIEELGKPAYGSKDLHFSTQYSQSFSVQCLACLWKQHWSYWRNPPYTAVRFFFTTFIGLMFGTIFWDLGRKYSNRQDLFNAFGSMYTAVLFLGVQNSSAVQPVVAVERSVFYRERAAGMYSALPYAFAQVIIELPYVFIQAISYGVIVYAMIGFDWTLEKFFWYIFFMYFTLCYFTFYGMMAVAITPNHHVASIVASAFYAIWNLFSGFVVPRPMIPVWWRWYYWACPVAWTIYGLIASQFGDINIMMESENETVQEFITSYFGIKHDFIGVCAAVVVGTGVLFACIFAVSIKLFNFQRR, encoded by the exons ATGGAACTAGTGGAGCTCAATCCATTGAGAAACTCTTTGGTTGGTTTGCCTGGCGTGAACGGTCTTTCAACCGAACAACGTAAGAGGCTAACTATAGCAGTTGAGTTAGTTGCCAACCCTTCCATAATTTTCATGGATGAGCCTACATCTGGTTTAGATGCTAGAGCTGCTGCAATTGTTATGCGAACCGTTAGAAACACAGTTGACACAGGAAGAACAGTTGTTTGCACCATTCATCAACCAAGTATCGACATATTCGAAGCTTTTGACAAG TTATTCCTGATGAAGCGCGGAGGACAAGAAGTATACGTTGGGCCGTTGGGTCGTCATTCGAGTCAACTGATCAAGTATTTTGAGAGCATTGAAGGGGTTAGTAAAATCAAAGATGGCTATAATCCAGCAACATGGATGTTGGAAGTTACGAGTTCGGCGCAAGAACTTACTTTAggtgttgattttaatgatacATACAAAAACTCTGAGTTGTTTAGGAGAAACAAGCAACTTATAGAAGAATTAGGCAAACCTGCTTATGGTTCAAAGGATCTTCATTTCTCCACCCAATACTCACAGTCATTTTCGGTCCAATGCTTGGCTTGCTTATGGAAACAACATTGGTCGTATTGGCGCAATCCGCCATATACTGCTGTGAGGTTCTTCTTCACTACTTTCATAGGCTTGATGTTTGGAACAATATTCTGGGATCTTGGCAGGAAATA CTCAAATAGACAAGATCTGTTTAATGCGTTCGGTTCGATGTATACTGCTGTTCTCTTCCTTGGGGTCCAGAATTCATCGGCTGTACAACCCGTGGTAGCCGTTGAAAGATCTGTCTTCTATAGAGAAAGAGCTGCTGGAATGTATTCTGCCTTGCCCTATGCATTCGCACAG GTTATAATAGAACTACCTTATGTTTTTATCCAAGCTATATCATATGGTGTGATAGTTTATGCGATGATTGGATTTGATTGGACTCTAGAGAAATTCTTTTGGTACATATTTTTCATGTACTTTACATTGTGCTACTTCACCTTCTATGGAATGATGGCAGTAGCAATAACTCCAAATCACCATGTCGCGTCAATCGTGGCTTCTGCATTCTATGCGATTTGGAATCTCTTTTCAGGATTCGTCGTTCCACGACCG ATGATTCCGGTGTGGTGGAGATGGTACTATTGGGCATGTCCTGTGGCTTGGACTATATATGGATTGATAGCATCACAATTTGGAGATATAAACATCATGATGGAATCAGAAAATGAAACAGTTCAAGAATTCATAACAAGTTACTTTGGTATCAAGCATGATTTCATAGGTGTTTGTGCAGCTGTTGTTGTTGGGACAGGAGTGCTCTTTGCATGTATTTTTGCTGTCTCAATCAAACTCTTCAACTTCCAAAGACGGTAG
- the LOC127096064 gene encoding chaperonin CPN60-2, mitochondrial, protein MALCIMMDPATIARTSTHQIGSRVAWSRNYAAKEIKFGVDARALMLKGVEELAEAVKVTMGPKGRNVVIEQSFGAPKVTKDGVTVAKSIEFKDKVKNIGASLVKQVANATNDVAGDGTTCATVLTRAIFAEGCKSVAAGMNAMDLRRGINMAVDAVVTSLKSRARMISTSEEIAQVGTISANGEREIGGLIAKAMEKVGKEGVITIADGKTLLNELEVVEGMKLDRGYISPYFITNQKNQKCVCSISLPLHSIIRSICI, encoded by the exons ATGGCATTGTGTATTATGATGGATCCTGCCAC AATTGCTAGGACCAGCACTCATCAG ATTGGAAGTAGGGTGGCATGGAGCAGAAATTATGCGGCGAAAGAGATCAAGTTTGGCGTTGATGCTCGTGCTTTGATGCTTAAGGGTGTTGAAGAGCTTGCTGAGGCAGTTAAAGTAACCATGGGTCCCAAG GGACGTAATGTTGTGATTGAGCAAAGTTTTGGTGCCCCTAAAGTGACTAAAGACGGAGTCACTGTTGCTAAGAGCATTGAGTTCAAGGATAAAGTCAAGAATATTGGTGCCAGTCTTGTAAAGCAGGTTGCAAATGCTACCAATGATGTTGCTGGTGATG GAACCACTTGTGCTACAGTTCTTACCCGGGCAATATTTGCGGAAGGGTGCAAATCAGTTGCAGCTGGAATGAATGCAATGGACTTGAGGCGAGGTATAAATATGGCTGTTGATGCTGTCGTAACAAGCTTGAAAAGCAGAGCACGGATGATTAGCACTTCGGAAGAAATAGCTCAG GTTGGGACAATATCTGCCAATGGAGAGAGAGAAATTGGTGGGTTAATTGCAAAGGCCATGGAGAAAGTTGGCAAAGAAGGTGTAATCACAATTGCA GATGGCAAGACATTGCTCAATGAGTTGGAAGTTGTTGAAGGAATGAAGCTTGACAGAGGCTATATTTCTCCGTATTTCATTACAAACCAGAAGAACCAGAAATGTGTATGTTCTATATCATTGCCTCTACACAGCATCATTAGAAGTATTTGCATATAA